The following proteins come from a genomic window of bacterium:
- a CDS encoding pyridoxamine 5'-phosphate oxidase family protein gives MRLRKDLAKIIALERVSRVATVGRDGRPHVVPVCHVADNGRIYFASGRDALKVRHLRANPNLAFSVDVYAEDWSLLRGVMIQGSAALIKGGPRFRKYRDLLYRKYPQYPKESAIGERDSVMVEVTPRHVTSWGFEK, from the coding sequence GTGCGGCTGCGCAAAGACCTCGCCAAGATCATCGCCTTGGAACGCGTGTCCCGGGTCGCCACGGTGGGACGCGACGGACGGCCGCACGTGGTGCCGGTCTGCCACGTCGCCGACAACGGGCGGATCTACTTCGCCAGCGGCCGCGACGCCCTGAAGGTCCGGCACCTCCGGGCGAATCCGAACCTCGCCTTCAGCGTGGACGTGTACGCGGAAGACTGGAGCCTCCTCCGGGGCGTCATGATCCAAGGTTCGGCGGCGCTCATCAAGGGCGGGCCGCGGTTTCGGAAGTACCGCGATCTGCTCTATCGCAAGTACCCGCAATACCCGAAGGAATCCGCGATCGGCGAGCGCGACTCCGTCATGGTCGAGGTCACCCCGCGCCACGTCACCTCCTGGGGATTCGAAAAGTAA